From the Vibrio algarum genome, one window contains:
- a CDS encoding LysR family transcriptional regulator: MLNAQWLNTFITLVEVGHFTKTAEKLFMTQPGVSQHIKKLEMQLNVELLEKNGKQFELTDAGQQVYQYALALQSKENELIEAVKVDSPHAGKCLFAMSGSLCMQFQVLFLDRQIDHPALFVSLESAPNYRIVDELLSSKIDLGIVTQKIPSPQLEYQLIGEEKLCLVVPFGFDLQNWMLNDLISLGVINHPDCEHYLLQFLSTCNQEHELNNIPHTGYINQLSQILNPVAKGLGFTLLPESAVNAFPSQDQISILPLTEEIKEPLYLVQKRYRSLPNRYNWFIDTIKESFSRI, encoded by the coding sequence ATGCTTAACGCTCAGTGGCTCAATACGTTTATTACCTTGGTTGAAGTCGGTCACTTCACAAAAACAGCCGAAAAATTATTTATGACACAACCAGGAGTGAGTCAACACATCAAAAAGCTAGAGATGCAACTCAATGTAGAACTACTTGAAAAAAATGGTAAGCAGTTCGAACTTACAGATGCGGGTCAACAGGTATACCAATATGCTTTAGCTTTGCAGAGCAAAGAAAACGAACTCATAGAAGCAGTAAAAGTTGACTCTCCTCATGCAGGTAAATGCTTATTTGCGATGTCTGGCTCTCTTTGCATGCAATTTCAGGTGCTCTTTCTCGACCGACAAATTGACCACCCTGCTCTATTTGTCTCTTTAGAATCAGCACCAAACTATCGCATTGTTGACGAGTTATTGAGTAGCAAAATTGACTTAGGTATCGTCACACAAAAAATACCTTCTCCTCAGCTAGAGTACCAACTCATTGGAGAGGAAAAACTCTGTTTAGTTGTACCTTTTGGTTTTGATCTTCAGAACTGGATGTTAAATGACTTAATCTCCCTCGGTGTGATCAATCATCCTGATTGCGAGCATTATTTACTGCAATTCTTATCCACTTGTAATCAAGAACACGAGTTGAATAATATTCCCCACACTGGCTATATTAATCAACTGAGTCAAATCCTTAATCCTGTTGCAAAAGGATTAGGTTTTACTCTCCTTCCCGAAAGTGCGGTAAACGCCTTTCCCTCACAAGATCAGATATCCATATTACCTCTAACAGAAGAAATTAAAGAACCCTTGTATCTGGTGCAAAAGCGGTATCGCTCTCTTCCTAACCGTTATAACTGGTTCATAGACACCATAAAAGAGTCATTTAGTCGCATATAA
- the tnaA gene encoding tryptophanase, protein MENFKHLPEPFRIRVIEPVKRTTREYREEAIIKSGMNPFLLDSEDVFIDLLTDSGTGAITQEMQAAMFRGDEAYSGSRSYYALSNAVKDIFGYELTIPTHQGRGAEQIYIPVLIKKRQMEKGLDRSKMVALSNYFFDTTQGHTQINCCVAKNVYTKDAFDTSVKGDFKGNFDLVKLEEAIIEAGAANVPYIVSTITCNSAGGQPVSIANLKGVYEIARKYDIPVIMDSARYAENAFFIQQREPGYQDWSIEAITKESYKYADGLAMSAKKDAMVQMGGLLCFKDDAMMDVFTECRTLCVVQEGFPTYGGLEGGAMERLAVGLYDGMRQDWLAYRIGQVQYLVDGLEKVGIVCQQAGGHAAFVDAGKLLPHIPAEQFPAHALACELYKVAGIRAVEIGSLLLGRDPATGKQHPCPAELLRLTIPRATYTQTHMDFIIEAFEKVKENALNVKGLDFTYEPSVLRHFTARLKEVEVSKQEADIEAVELQEA, encoded by the coding sequence ATGGAAAACTTCAAACACTTACCTGAACCATTTCGTATTCGTGTTATCGAACCTGTTAAGCGTACTACGCGTGAGTACCGCGAAGAAGCGATAATTAAGTCTGGGATGAATCCGTTTTTACTAGACAGTGAAGATGTATTTATCGATCTGCTTACTGATAGTGGAACTGGTGCAATTACGCAAGAGATGCAGGCCGCTATGTTCCGTGGTGACGAAGCATACAGTGGCAGCCGTAGTTACTATGCACTCTCCAATGCAGTGAAAGATATATTTGGTTATGAGCTGACGATTCCGACCCATCAAGGACGCGGTGCGGAGCAGATTTACATTCCGGTACTTATCAAGAAACGCCAAATGGAAAAAGGCTTAGACCGCAGTAAAATGGTCGCTTTATCGAATTATTTCTTCGATACCACACAAGGACATACCCAAATTAATTGCTGTGTGGCCAAAAATGTCTACACCAAAGACGCGTTTGACACCTCAGTTAAAGGTGACTTCAAGGGTAATTTTGACCTTGTTAAGCTTGAAGAAGCTATCATCGAAGCTGGTGCCGCTAATGTTCCTTATATTGTAAGTACTATTACCTGTAATTCTGCTGGTGGTCAGCCAGTCTCAATTGCCAACCTTAAGGGTGTCTATGAGATCGCTCGAAAGTACGATATCCCAGTGATTATGGATTCGGCCCGCTATGCTGAGAACGCGTTTTTTATACAGCAGCGTGAGCCAGGTTATCAAGACTGGTCAATTGAAGCTATCACCAAAGAGTCTTATAAGTATGCGGATGGCCTTGCTATGTCCGCGAAAAAAGACGCCATGGTACAAATGGGTGGATTACTCTGCTTTAAAGATGATGCCATGATGGATGTGTTCACTGAATGTCGCACTTTATGTGTTGTTCAGGAAGGCTTTCCGACATACGGAGGATTAGAAGGTGGAGCGATGGAGCGCTTAGCAGTCGGGTTATATGATGGCATGCGTCAAGATTGGTTAGCTTATCGAATTGGTCAGGTTCAATACTTAGTGGATGGACTAGAAAAAGTAGGTATTGTTTGCCAACAAGCTGGTGGTCATGCCGCCTTTGTTGATGCCGGTAAATTATTACCTCATATTCCAGCAGAGCAGTTCCCGGCTCATGCGTTAGCGTGCGAGCTTTACAAGGTAGCTGGTATTCGAGCCGTGGAGATAGGGTCTTTATTGCTTGGGCGTGATCCTGCAACGGGTAAACAACATCCGTGTCCCGCTGAATTATTGCGTTTAACGATTCCTCGTGCAACGTATACGCAAACCCATATGGATTTCATTATTGAAGCCTTCGAAAAGGTAAAAGAGAACGCGCTTAATGTGAAGGGATTAGATTTTACTTATGAACCTAGTGTACTTCGCCATTTTACGGCCCGCCTTAAAGAAGTTGAAGTTTCGAAACAAGAAGCTGATATAGAGGCAGTAGAGTTACAGGAAGCATAA
- a CDS encoding LysE family translocator, which translates to MNWALLSVFIPTFFFVSITPGMCMTLALGLGMSVGYKRALWMMAGEVVGVALVAIAAVLGIAAVMLNYPWLFVAFKAIGASYLFYLGIQMWLSKGKLALSSETTEVPVGKNWDLVVQGFVTAIANPKGWAFMVSLLPPFIDNSKPLTIQLVLLVSIIMVSEFICMTLYATGGKGLKRVLGHSKNVRFMNRISGTLMMGVGVWLFVS; encoded by the coding sequence ATGAATTGGGCTCTTTTGAGTGTCTTTATCCCTACATTTTTCTTTGTGTCGATTACCCCGGGTATGTGCATGACTCTGGCACTCGGTTTGGGAATGAGCGTTGGCTATAAGCGCGCACTATGGATGATGGCGGGTGAAGTAGTTGGTGTCGCATTGGTTGCTATTGCAGCCGTGCTGGGTATTGCAGCGGTTATGCTTAATTACCCTTGGTTATTTGTGGCTTTCAAAGCGATAGGCGCATCGTATCTATTTTATTTAGGTATTCAGATGTGGTTGTCTAAAGGAAAATTAGCACTGAGCAGTGAGACGACAGAAGTACCGGTTGGAAAAAACTGGGATCTAGTCGTACAGGGCTTTGTTACTGCCATTGCTAACCCCAAAGGATGGGCATTTATGGTGTCACTGCTGCCTCCGTTTATCGACAATAGCAAACCACTTACTATCCAATTAGTTCTATTGGTATCGATTATTATGGTGTCAGAGTTTATTTGTATGACGCTATATGCGACGGGAGGAAAGGGCCTTAAGCGAGTACTTGGTCATTCTAAAAACGTTCGATTTATGAATAGAATATCAGGGACACTTATGATGGGTGTGGGCGTGTGGTTATTTGTAAGTTAG
- a CDS encoding sterol desaturase family protein — MDWIETVISPLTFLISPDKRVYWLYLLSSGLIAYWIAGNQLFRFKLWFNASSFVDVSWLIINQWLFKLLLVPMMALQISYALSVNQVLIGVFGIGNYWQLDPFWVMFLFTFCLFIAQDLFKFLVHFMMHKIPLLWRFHAVHHSATSMTPLTLYRIHPVEMCLNAVRSLFIGAIVTGLFLYLFKNKLAITQIMGVNVFIFVFNMCASNLRHSPVWLGFSKLEHLFISPAQHQIHHSLDRKHFNKNFGSALAIWDKLFKCHLLSNTQQVHGFGLDKSTINRNTIKQQWSGIR; from the coding sequence TTGGATTGGATTGAAACGGTTATATCACCGCTAACTTTTCTAATTTCACCAGACAAGCGAGTTTATTGGTTGTACTTGTTAAGCAGTGGTCTCATCGCTTATTGGATTGCTGGTAATCAGTTATTTCGATTCAAGCTTTGGTTTAATGCGTCTAGCTTTGTTGATGTGTCATGGCTCATTATTAACCAATGGTTATTTAAGCTATTACTAGTGCCGATGATGGCATTGCAAATTAGTTATGCACTATCGGTTAACCAAGTGCTAATTGGTGTTTTTGGGATTGGCAACTACTGGCAGTTAGACCCATTCTGGGTTATGTTCTTGTTCACTTTTTGTCTGTTTATTGCTCAGGATTTGTTTAAATTTTTGGTGCATTTTATGATGCATAAAATACCCTTGTTGTGGCGTTTTCATGCTGTACATCATAGTGCAACGAGCATGACTCCGTTGACCTTATACCGTATCCACCCTGTTGAAATGTGTCTTAATGCTGTCCGGAGTCTATTCATCGGTGCAATCGTGACAGGTTTATTTTTATACTTGTTTAAAAACAAACTCGCTATAACGCAAATTATGGGGGTGAATGTGTTTATCTTCGTATTTAATATGTGTGCAAGTAATTTGCGCCATAGTCCAGTTTGGTTGGGATTCTCAAAACTAGAACACCTCTTTATTAGTCCAGCACAGCATCAAATCCATCATAGTTTGGATCGTAAACACTTTAATAAAAATTTCGGCTCAGCCTTGGCCATTTGGGACAAGTTGTTTAAGTGCCATCTTTTAAGTAATACACAACAGGTGCATGGCTTTGGATTAGATAAATCAACCATTAATCGAAATACAATTAAACAGCAGTGGAGTGGCATTCGTTAA
- the tnaC gene encoding tryptophanase leader peptide — protein MNTHNKTSPQLRWYNEDHKISRYFPIVLFF, from the coding sequence ATGAATACTCACAATAAAACCTCACCTCAACTTAGGTGGTATAACGAAGATCATAAGATCTCTCGTTATTTTCCTATCGTTTTGTTTTTCTAA
- a CDS encoding alpha-amylase family protein produces the protein MLHAFDWQYSDVTKNAKQISELGYKTVLVSPPMKSAIHKDGTQWWQRYQPQDYRVIDNQLGNTKDFITMVQTLSEFGVRVYADVVFNHMANEAYLRPDLDYPNEFDRQSYRTHWEEFQKLKLFGDLSQPLFTEDDFVEAFGIEDWKDKWQVQNGRITGGKEDPGLPTLRDNEHVVKQQQAYLKALKKMGVAGFRIDAAKHMTLEHLCKVWTEEIMQDVHIFGEIITDGGATKEEYEIFLQPYLESTQLGAYDFPLFNTVFEAFKPSGDMTSLINPYTFGQALSNNRAITFVITHDIPNNDVFLNLIMDETSEWLAYCYILGRDGGVPLIYTDLDTSGIRDIKGQPRWLNAWKDPKMAKMIAFHNYAHGEPMKRVLGDEDFLILSRGDKGLVAINKSDKTIEISIDWQKDMYDLLTDSEMKVDKGEFNFTLEPQSCKMMIIAD, from the coding sequence ATGCTTCATGCCTTTGATTGGCAATATTCAGATGTCACTAAAAATGCTAAACAGATCAGTGAACTAGGTTATAAAACGGTATTGGTTTCACCACCCATGAAATCGGCTATTCATAAAGATGGTACGCAGTGGTGGCAGCGCTACCAGCCTCAAGATTATCGAGTAATTGATAATCAGCTCGGGAATACTAAAGATTTCATTACTATGGTCCAAACACTAAGTGAATTTGGTGTGAGAGTTTATGCGGACGTAGTCTTTAATCATATGGCTAATGAAGCCTATCTAAGGCCTGATCTCGATTACCCTAATGAATTTGACAGGCAAAGTTATCGCACTCACTGGGAAGAGTTTCAAAAACTGAAGCTATTCGGTGACTTAAGCCAACCTCTTTTTACGGAAGATGATTTTGTTGAAGCGTTCGGCATTGAAGATTGGAAAGATAAGTGGCAGGTGCAAAATGGTCGTATAACGGGTGGTAAAGAGGACCCAGGGCTACCGACTTTGCGTGATAATGAGCATGTTGTGAAGCAACAGCAAGCTTACTTAAAAGCATTGAAAAAAATGGGTGTTGCCGGTTTTCGCATTGATGCTGCAAAGCATATGACCCTAGAGCACTTGTGTAAGGTTTGGACAGAAGAGATTATGCAGGACGTGCATATCTTCGGTGAGATCATTACCGACGGTGGTGCGACAAAAGAAGAGTACGAGATATTTCTTCAGCCTTATTTGGAATCAACGCAACTGGGTGCGTATGATTTTCCATTATTCAATACGGTATTTGAAGCGTTTAAACCCTCGGGGGATATGACGTCTTTAATTAACCCTTACACTTTTGGTCAAGCTCTATCGAATAACCGCGCGATAACCTTTGTTATTACACACGATATTCCAAATAACGATGTGTTCCTAAATCTAATTATGGATGAAACAAGTGAATGGCTAGCCTACTGTTATATTCTTGGTAGAGACGGTGGCGTTCCTCTGATCTACACAGACTTAGATACAAGTGGGATACGAGATATAAAAGGTCAGCCAAGATGGCTTAATGCTTGGAAGGACCCGAAAATGGCGAAGATGATCGCGTTTCATAACTATGCGCACGGTGAACCGATGAAGCGAGTTCTTGGTGATGAAGATTTCCTAATATTGTCTCGTGGAGATAAAGGACTGGTTGCAATAAACAAATCGGATAAAACCATAGAAATTAGTATAGATTGGCAAAAAGATATGTACGATTTACTCACTGATTCCGAAATGAAAGTGGACAAAGGGGAGTTTAATTTTACGCTTGAACCGCAAAGTTGCAAGATGATGATTATTGCAGATTGA
- a CDS encoding di-heme oxidoreductase family protein, which yields MKKSFIPLICVFSVTVFAAEVDQKQHLSAGDTSVKSEFASAFSSPSANMKAGKSLLQFHGGNKFFEEPWAQSAGSVSSQDGLGPLFNNNACQDCHVRDGRGHASESVNGQRGTDFNSMLLRASKSDISEEQKAAINQSLVANVPDTCIGGQLQHQANFGIKKEASQAVSYDYQYITFADGDSIELRKPIWHIKANGCEINDDTVLSARVAPPMIGLGLLALIDAQQVIDNQDIDDKNNDGISGRANFVWSIADNGVILGRFGWKAGQPTIHQQVAGAFLGDMGLTTELFKIENCMPKQKDCLEAPTGNSDTTGEYNYEVSSRILDKVTFYSNHLSVPQRRNAYAEDVLAGKALFNEIGCNQCHNESYTTVSSVEFPELSEQKIYPYTDMLLHDMGIELTDFDKNSQFVKGDIQVEFLAQANEWRTPPLWGLGLTQTVDPNATFLHDGRARTIMEAILWHGGEAQPQQQAVLKLDKTERENLIRFLRDL from the coding sequence ATGAAAAAATCGTTCATCCCATTAATCTGCGTATTCTCAGTGACCGTTTTTGCAGCAGAAGTAGATCAAAAACAGCATTTATCCGCAGGTGATACGTCGGTTAAATCTGAGTTTGCCTCTGCTTTTTCATCACCTTCTGCCAATATGAAGGCAGGCAAAAGTCTTTTACAGTTTCATGGTGGTAACAAGTTTTTTGAAGAACCATGGGCACAAAGTGCGGGTTCAGTTAGCTCACAGGATGGCTTAGGCCCACTTTTTAATAACAACGCCTGCCAAGATTGTCATGTTAGAGATGGTCGTGGCCACGCTTCAGAATCCGTTAATGGACAGCGCGGGACCGACTTTAATAGCATGCTTTTACGCGCCTCAAAAAGCGATATAAGTGAAGAGCAAAAAGCCGCGATCAATCAATCTCTAGTAGCAAACGTGCCAGACACATGTATTGGTGGTCAATTACAACATCAAGCAAACTTTGGTATAAAAAAAGAAGCCAGCCAAGCCGTTAGTTATGATTACCAATACATCACATTCGCTGATGGTGATAGCATTGAACTACGAAAACCCATTTGGCATATAAAAGCCAATGGCTGTGAAATTAATGACGATACCGTACTTTCCGCTCGAGTTGCCCCTCCGATGATCGGCTTAGGCTTACTAGCCCTAATAGATGCGCAACAGGTTATTGACAACCAAGATATAGATGACAAGAACAACGACGGTATTTCAGGGCGAGCTAACTTTGTCTGGTCAATTGCAGATAACGGTGTGATCTTAGGCCGTTTTGGTTGGAAAGCGGGTCAACCAACTATTCATCAGCAAGTAGCGGGAGCATTTTTGGGTGACATGGGGTTAACGACGGAGTTATTTAAAATAGAAAATTGCATGCCAAAACAAAAAGACTGCCTTGAAGCCCCTACCGGAAATAGCGATACAACAGGGGAATATAACTATGAGGTATCAAGTAGAATTTTAGATAAGGTCACTTTTTATTCTAACCACTTATCCGTACCCCAACGGCGCAATGCATATGCAGAAGATGTATTAGCAGGTAAGGCTCTATTTAACGAGATTGGCTGTAATCAATGCCACAATGAAAGCTACACAACAGTAAGTTCCGTTGAATTCCCAGAACTATCAGAACAAAAAATATACCCATACACAGACATGTTATTACATGATATGGGTATTGAGTTAACGGACTTTGATAAAAACAGCCAGTTTGTCAAAGGGGATATTCAAGTTGAGTTTTTAGCGCAAGCCAATGAGTGGCGAACCCCTCCCCTATGGGGACTAGGGCTTACGCAAACCGTCGACCCCAACGCCACATTTTTGCACGATGGGCGCGCACGAACCATTATGGAAGCAATTTTATGGCATGGAGGAGAAGCTCAGCCTCAACAACAGGCGGTATTAAAATTAGATAAGACTGAAAGAGAAAATCTAATACGTTTTTTAAGGGATCTTTAA
- a CDS encoding imelysin family protein: MFTKKTISIVALSLAAIVGRATAESETKPDQQVRIVTEQLIKANYINMAHAAYTDSLITAKTLQQSVQALLANPTNENLNNAKAAYKLARIPYQQSEIMRWDTDITIGAGLESSGGVASVDEWEGQVNAWPLDEQAIDYVEGNDSSGIINKKNGKAITTQYLIDQNGVGGEANVTTGYHAIEFLLWGQDLNGTKAGAGERNVNDFQTDASDLCSASNCDRRREYLSVVTQLLVDDLETMANEWSAQAVSTQGTLANNFILSEDGIRYILFSMKAMATDELASARMNEGLEGRDPEQEHDCFSDLSHVAIYYNLQGIRNAFYGHYYKVDGSIISGDSVSDLIKQKSPSLYQQFDSAFNNIEKNMKVVFDAGEQDMPIRFDQIIGQNDNGIERQAAYAAVYQLTDLNSAFTSVEELLSIHALSLDAVGD, from the coding sequence ATGTTCACAAAAAAAACCATATCTATCGTCGCCTTATCGCTTGCAGCTATTGTTGGACGCGCCACAGCAGAAAGTGAAACAAAACCAGACCAACAAGTTAGAATAGTTACCGAGCAATTGATTAAAGCAAACTACATAAATATGGCGCATGCCGCTTACACTGATTCACTAATTACCGCAAAAACCTTACAACAATCGGTACAAGCATTGTTGGCGAACCCGACTAACGAAAACCTTAATAATGCGAAGGCGGCCTACAAACTGGCTCGTATACCTTATCAACAGTCAGAAATTATGCGTTGGGATACCGACATCACTATTGGTGCAGGCCTAGAAAGTAGCGGTGGTGTAGCGAGCGTCGACGAATGGGAAGGCCAAGTAAATGCATGGCCACTTGATGAACAAGCCATTGATTACGTTGAAGGGAATGATAGTTCTGGGATCATCAACAAAAAAAATGGCAAAGCAATCACGACACAATACTTGATAGATCAAAATGGTGTTGGTGGTGAAGCAAATGTAACCACTGGGTATCATGCCATTGAGTTTCTATTATGGGGCCAAGATCTAAACGGCACAAAAGCGGGTGCCGGAGAGCGCAACGTCAATGACTTCCAAACGGATGCAAGTGATCTATGCAGCGCTTCGAATTGTGACCGCCGCCGCGAATACTTAAGTGTTGTCACACAGTTATTAGTCGATGACCTAGAGACCATGGCAAACGAATGGAGTGCACAAGCGGTTTCGACCCAAGGCACATTAGCAAACAACTTTATCCTTTCAGAAGATGGCATTCGTTATATCCTATTTTCTATGAAAGCAATGGCAACCGATGAACTAGCTTCTGCACGTATGAATGAAGGCTTAGAAGGTCGAGACCCAGAACAAGAGCATGATTGCTTCAGTGATTTAAGCCATGTGGCTATTTACTATAACCTTCAAGGCATTCGCAACGCCTTTTATGGTCATTATTACAAAGTGGATGGATCGATAATATCGGGTGACAGCGTCTCTGATTTAATTAAGCAAAAAAGCCCATCTCTATACCAACAATTTGATTCTGCCTTCAATAACATAGAAAAAAACATGAAAGTCGTCTTCGATGCCGGTGAGCAAGACATGCCAATTCGTTTCGATCAAATTATTGGTCAGAATGACAATGGTATAGAGAGACAAGCCGCATATGCTGCAGTTTATCAACTAACAGACCTAAACTCTGCGTTTACTTCTGTTGAAGAATTACTCTCAATTCACGCCCTATCACTCGATGCAGTCGGTGATTAA
- a CDS encoding YhcH/YjgK/YiaL family protein gives MHTGNLNNLILSSQLHPAVKEILNIVADKVKNNDLPTEKLYLQEDVFLFTAEVVTETLDMRRSEIHRDFMDIQILLEGEEKFGYSCKGYETITDDQLDTNDVAFVDNVIDEKYVDLAAGDFAIFYPNQPHRPMICVDTPKPIKKIIVKVNKKILS, from the coding sequence ATGCACACTGGTAACTTGAACAACCTCATTCTATCTTCGCAACTTCACCCTGCCGTTAAAGAGATCCTTAACATCGTGGCGGATAAAGTTAAAAACAATGATCTGCCAACAGAGAAACTCTACCTTCAAGAGGATGTTTTTCTATTTACTGCCGAAGTGGTCACTGAAACATTGGATATGAGACGTTCTGAAATACATCGAGATTTTATGGATATTCAGATACTACTGGAAGGAGAAGAGAAGTTTGGATATAGCTGTAAAGGCTACGAAACAATTACCGATGACCAACTTGATACTAATGATGTCGCGTTTGTAGACAACGTTATTGATGAGAAATATGTCGATCTAGCGGCTGGAGATTTCGCTATTTTTTACCCAAATCAGCCCCACAGACCCATGATTTGTGTTGATACACCTAAACCAATCAAAAAGATTATAGTTAAGGTCAACAAAAAAATTCTGTCTTAA
- a CDS encoding DUF2798 domain-containing protein: MFPKRFLPIVAPLLMSIFMVTLMTAVITLANTGFDEGYFMRWGKAFTIAWPIAFSFIFLFSKRIAALAQRLCSL, from the coding sequence ATGTTTCCTAAACGTTTTTTACCCATTGTTGCACCACTGTTGATGTCGATTTTTATGGTAACGCTAATGACAGCCGTCATTACCCTAGCAAATACGGGCTTCGATGAAGGTTATTTCATGCGTTGGGGTAAGGCGTTTACTATCGCATGGCCGATAGCATTTTCATTTATCTTCTTATTCTCAAAGCGAATTGCAGCACTTGCCCAGCGATTATGTAGTTTGTAG
- a CDS encoding ABC transporter ATP-binding protein: MAIQITSLCKTYNQETDYPVHAVQNLDLTIDQGEFVAVMGPSGSGKTTLLNMLGGIDKPTSGEVNIDGCNICTLREKELIAFRRDNIGFIFQDYSLLPVLTAVENVEFVMQLQGQSNEACLSRAKELLTQVGLENQLNKVPNKLSGGQQQRVAVARALAPRPRFVMADEPTANLDAKSTAELLDIMQQLNEKEGTTFIFSTHDPRVIQRARRVIVFEDGQLKEDRINTNNGIDTLA; encoded by the coding sequence ATGGCTATTCAGATAACGAGTTTGTGCAAAACATACAATCAAGAGACGGATTACCCTGTCCACGCGGTGCAAAATCTTGACTTAACTATTGATCAGGGTGAGTTTGTCGCGGTGATGGGGCCTTCGGGGTCTGGAAAAACGACGCTGCTAAATATGTTGGGTGGGATTGATAAGCCCACTTCAGGCGAAGTGAATATTGATGGCTGTAATATCTGCACGTTAAGAGAGAAAGAACTCATAGCGTTTCGACGGGATAATATCGGTTTTATCTTCCAAGATTACAGTCTTTTACCAGTGCTCACTGCGGTAGAAAATGTAGAATTTGTCATGCAATTACAAGGTCAGAGTAATGAAGCGTGTTTAAGTCGAGCGAAGGAGTTGTTGACGCAAGTAGGATTAGAAAATCAATTGAATAAAGTGCCAAATAAATTGTCGGGTGGACAGCAGCAGCGTGTCGCGGTGGCGCGGGCGTTAGCGCCTAGGCCAAGGTTTGTTATGGCCGATGAGCCAACCGCTAATCTTGATGCGAAAAGTACTGCGGAATTGCTCGATATTATGCAACAGCTCAATGAAAAAGAAGGCACCACTTTTATCTTTTCTACCCATGACCCAAGAGTGATACAGCGCGCCAGACGCGTGATTGTATTTGAAGATGGTCAACTTAAGGAAGACCGCATTAACACTAACAACGGTATAGATACCTTAGCCTAA
- the glgC gene encoding glucose-1-phosphate adenylyltransferase translates to MLDTLTVVLAGGMGSRLSPLTDNRAKPAVPFGGKYRIIDFTLTNCLHSGLRRILVLTQYKSHSLQKHLRDGWSVFNPELGEYVTVVPPQMRKGDKWYSGTADAIYQNLWLLSRSEAEYVVVLSGDHIYRMDYDPMLQRHKKTGADLTIACMEVPIKEATEFGVMAIDDKSKIVAFEEKPSKPASLPDNPERSLASMGIYIFTTEALINALEKDAENPDSSNDFGKNIIPDLINQNKVFAHKFGGDSGRVTKDAYWRDVGTIDSFYQANMDLLEPVPPMDLYQRDWAIRTYEPQLPPARTTSSATGNEGIFINSLISSGVIISGGSVQNSVLSSNVRVNDGATIADSILFDHVEVGENCQLKNCIIDKHVKIPNGTKIGLNPVEDAKHFTISEKGIVVVPESYVFD, encoded by the coding sequence ATGCTAGACACTTTAACGGTAGTACTCGCCGGTGGAATGGGCTCTCGCCTCTCACCATTGACCGATAATAGGGCAAAACCAGCGGTTCCGTTTGGTGGGAAATACCGAATTATTGATTTTACTTTGACCAACTGCCTTCACTCCGGCTTACGACGTATCTTAGTACTTACGCAATACAAGTCGCACTCACTTCAAAAACACTTAAGAGATGGTTGGTCAGTATTTAATCCAGAGTTAGGTGAATACGTTACCGTTGTTCCTCCTCAAATGAGAAAAGGTGATAAATGGTATAGCGGTACAGCAGATGCTATTTATCAGAATTTATGGCTTTTATCACGTAGCGAAGCAGAGTATGTAGTGGTACTTTCTGGCGACCATATCTACCGCATGGACTATGACCCTATGCTACAACGCCATAAGAAGACAGGTGCGGATTTGACGATTGCGTGCATGGAAGTACCAATCAAAGAAGCGACAGAGTTTGGTGTAATGGCCATTGATGACAAAAGCAAAATTGTCGCATTTGAGGAAAAACCAAGTAAACCCGCTTCGCTACCCGATAATCCTGAAAGAAGCTTGGCGTCTATGGGAATCTATATTTTCACTACCGAGGCGTTAATCAACGCGTTAGAAAAAGATGCAGAAAACCCAGACTCTAGCAACGATTTTGGCAAAAACATCATTCCAGACCTGATTAATCAAAATAAAGTATTTGCTCATAAATTCGGTGGCGATTCTGGACGAGTAACTAAAGATGCATACTGGCGCGATGTGGGTACAATCGACTCTTTCTATCAAGCCAATATGGATTTATTAGAACCCGTCCCACCTATGGACTTATATCAGCGTGATTGGGCAATTCGTACTTATGAACCACAATTACCACCAGCAAGAACCACCTCATCAGCAACAGGTAACGAAGGAATATTCATTAACTCCTTAATTTCAAGTGGTGTGATTATCTCTGGTGGTTCGGTACAGAATTCTGTTCTTTCATCCAATGTGCGCGTCAATGATGGCGCAACTATCGCCGACAGTATTTTATTCGACCACGTAGAAGTGGGCGAAAACTGTCAGCTTAAAAATTGTATTATTGATAAACACGTTAAAATTCCCAATGGCACCAAAATAGGGCTCAACCCAGTAGAAGATGCTAAACACTTTACCATTTCTGAAAAAGGCATTGTGGTAGTGCCTGAATCATATGTGTTTGACTAG